The following are encoded together in the Mycteria americana isolate JAX WOST 10 ecotype Jacksonville Zoo and Gardens chromosome 2, USCA_MyAme_1.0, whole genome shotgun sequence genome:
- the XRCC2 gene encoding DNA repair protein XRCC2 isoform X1 yields the protein MADAFRRAESGTQLLARLEGRSSLKNLEPYLFAEEGSPVHGDVIEFHGPEGTGKTEMLYHLIARCIIPKSGGGLEVEVMFIDTDYHFDMLRLVTVLEHRLAQKTEEMIKQCLGRLFLVNCSSSTQLLLTLYSLENVFCTHPSLCLLILDSVSAFYWIDRSNGGESLNLQEMNLKKCANFLEKLVQEHHLALFATTQTLMQKSTNSAENFFPLKLQHETDTDYRPYLCKSWQQMVTHRIFFSKQCNSGNSKGFTVISCHLKRNHVVKRSFSVAECGVQF from the exons ATGGCCGACGCATTCCGGAGGGCGGAGTCGGGCACTCAG ctacTTGCACGACTTGAGGGCAGAAGTTCTCTGAAGAATCTTGAACCTTATCTGTTTGCTGAGGAAGGTTCTCCTGTTCATG GAGATGTCATTGAATTCCATGGTCcagaaggaacaggaaaaacagaaatgctttatcACCTAATAGCCCGCTGCATCATTCCAAAATCGGGAGGAGGACTGGAAGTAGAAGTCATGTTCATTGATACAGACTACCATTTTGACATGCTTCGTCTAGTTACCGTTCTTGAGCACAGATTGGCACAAAAGACGGAAGAGATGATAAAGCAGTGCCTGGGAAGGCTTTTTCTTGTGAACTGCAGTAGTAGCACTCAGTTACTCCTCACTCTCTACTCTTTAGAAAACGTGTTTTGCACTcacccctctctctgccttttgATTTTAGATAGCGTATCAGCGTTTTATTGGATAGACAGAAGCAATGGAGGGGAGAGTCTTAACTTGCAGGAGATGAATCTGAAGAAATGTGCTAACTTTCTTGAAAAGCTTGTGCAAGAGCATCACTTAGCCCTCTTTGCAACAACACAAACACTTATGCAGAAATCAACAAACTctgcagaaaacttttttcctttaaaacttcaaCATGAAACTGATACAGACTATAGACCTTATCTTTGTAAATCATGGCAACAAATGGTAACCCACAGGATATTTTTCTCTAAGCAATGTAATTCTGGCAACAGCAAAGGTTTTACAGTCATTTCTTGCCACCTCAAAAGAAACCATGTAGTAAAACGTTCATTTAGTGTTGCAGAATGTGGAGTTCAGTTttaa
- the XRCC2 gene encoding DNA repair protein XRCC2 isoform X2, translating into MADAFRRAESGTQLLARLEGRSSLKNLEPYLFAEEGSPVHGDVIEFHGPEGTGKTEMLYHLIARCIIPKSGGGLEVEIAYQRFIG; encoded by the exons ATGGCCGACGCATTCCGGAGGGCGGAGTCGGGCACTCAG ctacTTGCACGACTTGAGGGCAGAAGTTCTCTGAAGAATCTTGAACCTTATCTGTTTGCTGAGGAAGGTTCTCCTGTTCATG GAGATGTCATTGAATTCCATGGTCcagaaggaacaggaaaaacagaaatgctttatcACCTAATAGCCCGCTGCATCATTCCAAAATCGGGAGGAGGACTGGAAGTAGAA ATAGCGTATCAGCGTTTTATTGGATAG
- the XRCC2 gene encoding DNA repair protein XRCC2 isoform X3 codes for MADAFRRAESGTQLLARLEGRSSLKNLEPYLFAEEGSPVHGDVIEFHGPEGTGKTEMLYHLIARCIIPKSGGGLEVE; via the exons ATGGCCGACGCATTCCGGAGGGCGGAGTCGGGCACTCAG ctacTTGCACGACTTGAGGGCAGAAGTTCTCTGAAGAATCTTGAACCTTATCTGTTTGCTGAGGAAGGTTCTCCTGTTCATG GAGATGTCATTGAATTCCATGGTCcagaaggaacaggaaaaacagaaatgctttatcACCTAATAGCCCGCTGCATCATTCCAAAATCGGGAGGAGGACTGGAAGTAGAA